One region of Chitinophaga varians genomic DNA includes:
- a CDS encoding winged helix-turn-helix transcriptional regulator, with protein MTAIKESSTIQANKQLAYQQCPVTYVMEKIGGYWKPIILFHLLSGPKRYGELKRAVPGITEKVLIQQLKQLEADELINRKAEPVIPPHVTYSLTKSGKGMRDVLWAMANWAANDSKESGKIFRKNMKDFPV; from the coding sequence ATGACAGCAATTAAAGAAAGCTCTACTATTCAGGCCAACAAGCAGTTGGCATATCAGCAATGCCCCGTCACCTATGTGATGGAGAAGATTGGTGGGTATTGGAAACCCATTATTCTGTTTCATTTATTGTCCGGGCCTAAACGTTACGGTGAGCTGAAAAGGGCGGTGCCAGGCATTACGGAGAAAGTGTTGATACAGCAATTAAAACAACTGGAAGCCGATGAGTTGATCAACCGGAAAGCGGAGCCGGTCATCCCGCCGCATGTGACCTACAGCCTCACCAAATCAGGAAAGGGCATGCGGGACGTGCTCTGGGCAATGGCCAACTGGGCAGCCAATGACAGTAAGGAGTCCGGGAAAATTTTCAGAAAAAACATGAAGGATTTTCCGGTCTGA
- a CDS encoding RNA polymerase sigma factor, translating into MSTEEDHHSLQWERLRSGDKQALFALYNSTYSHLLRFGLKLCGNDELVKDCITQLFLQLWSKQAQLKPVTNVPAYLFTALKRQLLDQLAYQARMHDAISRMTGKEAENELSYEEIIIRVQQDDEIKRRLYEAMKALTPRQTELVRLKFFEGLSYEEIAAQTSQTVKTAYNTIYDAIKTLRKKLS; encoded by the coding sequence ATGTCAACCGAAGAAGATCATCATAGCCTACAATGGGAGCGACTGCGGAGCGGCGACAAACAGGCCCTGTTTGCACTGTACAACAGCACCTATTCCCATTTGCTGCGCTTCGGGCTGAAGCTGTGTGGCAATGATGAGCTGGTAAAAGACTGTATCACACAGCTGTTTTTACAGCTCTGGAGCAAACAGGCGCAGCTGAAACCTGTTACTAACGTGCCCGCCTATCTGTTTACCGCCCTGAAACGGCAACTGCTGGACCAGCTGGCCTATCAGGCACGCATGCACGACGCCATCAGCCGTATGACCGGCAAAGAAGCCGAAAATGAATTGTCCTATGAAGAGATCATCATCCGGGTGCAGCAGGACGATGAAATAAAACGGCGCCTATACGAAGCCATGAAAGCCCTCACCCCGCGGCAGACAGAGCTGGTGCGCCTTAAATTTTTCGAAGGGCTTAGTTATGAAGAAATCGCCGCACAGACTTCCCAAACCGTGAAAACGGCCTACAACACTATCTACGACGCTATTAAAACCCTCCGGAAAAAACTTTCCTGA
- the bla gene encoding subclass B3 metallo-beta-lactamase, which yields MQHKIVRSLFLLITGLCTAGMAHAQKVQEPTRINPEWNQPQQPFRIAGNLYYVGTYDLASYLITTAAGNILINTGLAASEKSIRDNIEALGFHFKDIKILLTMQAHYDHMGAMAAIQEKTGAKFMVDAGDVSVSKTGGKTDYELGKYGATYRPVKVDRVLHDKDTVSLGDMKLVMLHHPGHTIGSCSFIFDVKDDNRTYKVLLANMPTIIIDGKFSAVKGYPGMAKDYGYTLDTMPKVRFDLWLAAHASQFDLHKKHKDGDPYNPAAFAGRDDYDKQLADLKAAYQKKLSAE from the coding sequence ATGCAACACAAGATTGTCCGGAGCCTGTTTTTATTGATAACAGGACTTTGTACTGCCGGCATGGCCCATGCCCAGAAAGTGCAGGAACCTACACGGATAAACCCCGAGTGGAACCAGCCGCAGCAACCATTCAGAATAGCAGGCAACCTCTATTACGTAGGTACCTATGACCTGGCCAGTTACCTCATCACCACCGCTGCCGGGAATATCCTGATCAATACCGGCCTGGCTGCCTCGGAGAAAAGCATCCGGGATAATATCGAAGCATTGGGCTTTCATTTCAAAGACATTAAAATACTGCTGACCATGCAGGCCCACTACGACCATATGGGCGCCATGGCAGCCATACAGGAAAAAACCGGCGCCAAATTTATGGTCGATGCCGGCGATGTTAGCGTGTCGAAAACCGGTGGAAAAACAGATTATGAACTGGGGAAATATGGTGCCACCTACAGGCCGGTAAAAGTGGACCGTGTGTTACATGATAAAGATACGGTCAGCCTCGGAGACATGAAGCTGGTCATGCTGCATCATCCTGGCCATACCATTGGTTCCTGTAGCTTCATCTTCGATGTAAAAGACGACAACCGCACCTACAAGGTACTATTGGCCAATATGCCTACCATCATCATCGACGGTAAATTCTCGGCGGTAAAAGGTTATCCGGGCATGGCCAAAGACTACGGCTATACGCTGGACACTATGCCCAAGGTCCGGTTCGATCTCTGGCTGGCGGCACATGCCAGTCAGTTCGATCTGCATAAAAAACATAAAGACGGAGATCCGTATAACCCCGCCGCTTTTGCCGGCAGGGATGATTACGACAAACAACTGGCGGACCTCAAAGCTGCCTATCAAAAGAAACTGTCAGCGGAATAA
- a CDS encoding FecR family protein has product MNFQDYEAIDFACDESFQRYCREEHEADIAFWAEWARQHPGKTAVLEEARQLVALLSARQGGRVEQLKHLRDGLTQYERLQHALEGSLPALPEEPTPVNRYHYIRYAAAVIGGAVILAAGGYFFSRQQRAARMSSEMAAATVISAGDEPRKSVILPDGSALVLRKNSRVELAEGFNRVNRDLTLTGEAFFDVVKDVHRPFMVHTSAFDIKVLGTVFNVSAYTGHPLMEASLFRGSVEITCAQGPAQKIVLQPNQKLTIAGTATGKTTAAPVLKVLPLDADPVNHKAREIAWVRNRLEIENEPLADIAGKLEKWYGIRIAFADDAVKQYRYSGTFESETVLKALDALQLSYPFNFKMVNDTIIISK; this is encoded by the coding sequence ATGAACTTCCAGGATTACGAGGCAATAGATTTTGCCTGTGATGAATCTTTCCAGCGTTATTGCCGGGAGGAGCATGAAGCGGACATCGCTTTCTGGGCCGAATGGGCGCGGCAGCATCCCGGTAAAACGGCCGTATTGGAAGAGGCCCGTCAGCTGGTAGCTTTGTTGTCTGCCCGCCAGGGCGGGCGCGTGGAGCAGCTGAAGCATCTCCGGGACGGACTTACGCAATACGAGCGGCTGCAACACGCGCTGGAAGGGAGCTTGCCGGCACTGCCTGAAGAGCCGACACCGGTCAACCGTTACCATTATATACGATATGCCGCCGCTGTGATAGGCGGGGCCGTTATCCTGGCCGCCGGCGGCTATTTCTTCAGCCGTCAGCAGCGTGCTGCACGCATGTCCTCCGAAATGGCTGCAGCCACTGTCATTTCCGCCGGTGATGAACCGCGCAAATCGGTGATACTGCCCGACGGTTCCGCGCTGGTGTTGCGGAAAAACAGCCGGGTAGAGCTGGCGGAAGGATTTAACCGTGTGAACCGTGACCTGACACTGACCGGCGAAGCCTTTTTTGATGTGGTAAAGGACGTGCACCGGCCTTTTATGGTACATACCAGCGCCTTCGATATTAAAGTACTGGGCACCGTGTTTAACGTGAGCGCCTATACGGGCCATCCCCTGATGGAGGCGTCCCTTTTCAGAGGAAGCGTAGAGATCACCTGTGCGCAGGGACCTGCACAGAAAATAGTACTGCAACCGAATCAGAAACTGACCATAGCAGGCACCGCGACAGGGAAAACAACCGCTGCGCCGGTGCTGAAGGTATTACCGCTGGATGCCGACCCTGTCAACCATAAAGCCCGGGAAATAGCCTGGGTGCGCAACCGGCTGGAGATAGAGAATGAACCGCTGGCAGATATCGCCGGCAAACTGGAGAAATGGTACGGTATCCGCATCGCCTTTGCAGATGATGCCGTAAAACAATACCGCTACTCCGGTACGTTTGAGAGTGAAACTGTACTGAAAGCACTGGACGCCCTGCAGCTGTCCTATCCCTTCAACTTTAAAATGGTAAACGATACGATCATCATCAGCAAATAA
- a CDS encoding PH domain-containing protein, which translates to MGFFSALLGNAGTVSQQELVKDYGKLLTDTEVIELGFKLFRDTFIFTNKRLILVDKQGITGSKTEYKSVSYKSISRFSVETAGTFDLDAELKIWVSSEVQPSIVKTFNKSVNVYEVQKVLAHHVLG; encoded by the coding sequence ATGGGATTTTTTTCAGCGCTGCTGGGCAATGCAGGCACCGTTAGTCAACAGGAACTGGTGAAAGACTACGGTAAATTACTGACAGACACTGAAGTGATCGAGCTGGGCTTTAAACTGTTCAGGGACACTTTTATATTCACGAACAAACGGTTGATACTGGTGGATAAACAAGGTATTACCGGCAGTAAAACGGAATACAAAAGTGTATCATACAAAAGCATCAGCCGCTTCAGCGTGGAAACAGCCGGTACCTTTGACCTGGACGCGGAGTTGAAGATCTGGGTGAGCAGTGAGGTACAGCCCAGTATTGTGAAAACATTCAATAAATCCGTGAATGTGTATGAAGTGCAGAAAGTGCTGGCACATCATGTATTAGGATAA
- a CDS encoding NmrA family NAD(P)-binding protein, producing MKITITGSLGNVSKQLAVNLINKGHQVTIISQDANKAVQIAAMGAVAAIGSVKDTAFLTTAFKGADAVYTMIPPLAASEDYYGDVAVIAANYRQALADAGIKHVVNLSGIGAHVPAGNGLSSAFHQVEQILNQLPDTHIVHLRAGMFYTNFYGNLEMILQQQIIGNNFPGDIRLGLVHPHDIADAATSLLSGLTFTGKSFRNMTSDEKTGNEIAAIFGRLTSQPVQWVPFPDEALQQGAMQNGFSAHMASLLAQVGVSIREGRLYADYEKNKVVAGQRKFEDFAGQMLKAVVQG from the coding sequence ATGAAAATTACAATCACAGGATCATTAGGAAATGTAAGCAAACAATTAGCCGTTAATCTGATCAACAAAGGACATCAGGTTACCATTATCAGTCAGGATGCCAATAAAGCTGTACAGATAGCGGCAATGGGCGCTGTAGCTGCCATAGGCTCTGTAAAAGACACTGCATTTTTAACCACTGCCTTCAAAGGGGCAGATGCCGTATATACCATGATTCCACCGCTGGCCGCATCTGAAGATTATTATGGAGATGTGGCTGTTATTGCGGCCAACTACCGCCAGGCATTGGCTGATGCGGGCATAAAACACGTCGTGAACCTGAGTGGCATCGGGGCACATGTGCCCGCGGGCAACGGCTTGTCCAGCGCTTTCCACCAGGTGGAGCAAATTCTCAACCAGCTGCCGGACACGCATATCGTTCACCTGCGCGCCGGTATGTTTTACACCAATTTTTATGGTAATCTGGAGATGATCTTACAACAACAGATCATCGGGAATAATTTTCCGGGAGATATCCGGTTAGGACTGGTACACCCCCATGATATTGCGGATGCAGCCACCTCACTGCTTTCAGGCCTGACATTTACCGGTAAGTCGTTCCGCAATATGACCAGCGATGAGAAAACAGGAAACGAGATAGCGGCCATCTTCGGGCGGCTGACATCCCAACCGGTACAATGGGTGCCGTTCCCGGATGAAGCTTTGCAGCAGGGCGCCATGCAGAATGGTTTCTCCGCGCATATGGCATCGCTGCTTGCCCAGGTGGGCGTCAGCATCAGGGAAGGCCGGCTGTATGCCGATTATGAGAAAAACAAAGTGGTAGCCGGTCAACGGAAGTTTGAGGATTTTGCGGGACAGATGTTGAAAGCAGTGGTGCAGGGATGA
- a CDS encoding AraC family transcriptional regulator, translating to MPARKYLNHIDFTHPKFLQQQVENRRIYNLKNCELNIFESYQQAYQVPLSFGDFVITSMVQGKKIMHLEEQPAFEYVPGESVIVPANETMIIDFPEATPDNPTQCIALTVDNAYIRNTLQYLNEHYNSDHAEKSEWRLHFSKYHFDNDADVADTINKLVRICHGSDLGKDIYADLSMKELLVRILQSQHLQKVSDEYAVSSNNSRLHFVLHYIHEHLTEKIAVDTLCKKAYLSRNIFFKWFKEQFGITPLEYINKERIKLAKQLLANNSHSVSQVSIQCGFNDTNYFVRLFKNAEGITPGAYQLICRK from the coding sequence ATGCCGGCGAGAAAGTATTTAAACCATATTGATTTTACCCATCCGAAATTCCTGCAGCAACAGGTGGAGAACCGGCGTATCTACAACCTGAAAAACTGTGAACTGAATATCTTCGAGAGTTATCAACAGGCGTACCAGGTACCCTTATCTTTTGGCGATTTCGTTATTACCAGTATGGTGCAGGGCAAAAAGATCATGCACCTGGAAGAGCAGCCGGCCTTTGAATACGTACCCGGCGAATCTGTGATTGTACCGGCCAATGAAACCATGATCATCGATTTTCCGGAAGCTACACCTGACAACCCCACGCAGTGTATAGCCCTTACTGTGGACAATGCCTATATCCGCAATACGCTTCAATACCTGAATGAACATTATAACAGCGATCATGCAGAGAAAAGCGAATGGCGACTGCACTTCAGCAAATACCATTTTGATAACGATGCTGATGTAGCTGATACCATCAATAAACTGGTGCGCATCTGCCACGGCTCAGATTTGGGCAAGGATATCTATGCAGACCTGAGCATGAAGGAGCTGCTGGTCAGGATACTGCAAAGTCAGCACCTGCAAAAGGTTTCAGATGAATATGCGGTCAGTAGCAACAACAGCCGCCTGCATTTCGTATTACATTATATTCATGAACATCTCACAGAAAAAATAGCGGTCGACACCCTTTGTAAAAAAGCATATTTGAGCCGCAACATCTTCTTCAAATGGTTTAAAGAACAGTTTGGTATCACCCCACTTGAATACATTAACAAAGAGAGAATCAAACTGGCCAAACAACTGCTGGCCAACAACAGCCATTCAGTAAGCCAGGTAAGCATACAATGCGGCTTCAATGATACCAACTATTTCGTACGCCTTTTCAAAAACGCGGAAGGCATTACTCCCGGCGCTTACCAGCTCATTTGCCGCAAATAA